GCGGTTCTTCTGCTGTTTTTATAGAATACCATGTATCCTCAGCAAACGCGCCTTGTTTACgcttttctctattttatgTAACAAATTAGATCAATAAACTGGCATGGAATTGTGGTTGGATTACTCAATATCATTTACTCTTTTTGTCAATCCAGTCACATTTTCCTCCAGTGTCTTTATCCTTCCCGTGTATTGTTCCAACTCCTTTTCTGTCGGTCGAGGTTCGGGGATCTATGGCCGCGTCAGCACTGTATTTGCCTCCATGCATGGGTTTATGGATATGAACGCACCGGAAGCAGTTGACGGAAGAGTAATGGACTCAGATATATCCCCACACGATTGAAGTCAATGGCACGGCTAGGATCATCTGCAACATCGTCGACCTGGAAAGTCAGTACAACTGCATCTCTACCTGCATCTATCAAGACGGGAGAGGAGATACCTCTTTCACAATCCGAATCATCTGCGATCGACAATCCCGCCTGGCTTTCTCCAGCCCAACCAAAGTGCCAGGATATGGGGTTTCCGGAATGTGACTGAACTTGTCCTGTGTTTTCGACGAGATCGCCACGAACTCCTTTTTCATAGCTTGGATCTCCTTTGCGGTCTCCGTCGCAGTGTCAGGGACCTCTAGGATCGTCTTTTTCTGGCCAAAGTCGGTGCTCACTAAATAATCAGCTCTGTAAATTTTAGATGAAAGAAGGGAGCATACGGATTCCAATCGCTTTCCAAATATCCTTGTAATCGAGATAGCTCTCCAGAAGAGAGTTTGTATAGACACCCGCATTCTCATAATCGAGCGGACTGCCCTTGTTCGACAGGAGTTGATACGACCTCAAGGCCGAATACTTGGTGATAACGGCATGCGTTCTCTGCGGAATCTGGCGGACATGATCcggaaaggcaaaggcagcTTTGGCCATGCTGTCGATCGTCCACCCTTCTAACTTGGTCTTGGCATCGCGGATATCACCCCCTCCAGCCCAAGACACCCTATCAGTTCCCATTAGCGTATATATCGATATGAATTCGAAGTGACCATACGTGATAGATGTCTCCGAGTTCTGGGCAATTTCACTCTTATTAAAGTCCCCCTCAGCCTGACCGGAAATACCGAAACCAGCCTTGGAGAGTTCGACCGACAGCGCTCCCTTGACCTTCGTGGCATTCTCCttgttatttaatttaatcgAGAGGAGAGCATTGAACTCGCCGCCCTCGAGGAAGCCAGAGATGTAGCTGTCCCCGTAGACCTCGGTGAAGCGCTTCTGATTGGTGACGGGGATATTGGGAATGACGTTGAATTTGGTAGCATCGTCAGCGATAAGCTGCTGGTTGACCACCTTGACTTGCACAAAGTAGTTGATGTCGCTTTCCTTCACTTTGGAGGAGTCGAGGTAGGCTGCTTCCATCAGTATGCAAAAGACTCAAGTAGATAGTGGAAGAGACATACATCCTGCAGCCTTTGCTCCCATTCCCTGGTATTTGATTTCCAGTGCGCCTAGATTGATCAGCCACACACAAGCACAAACAGGAGAGAAAACACAATACCGCTGATATTCAACGCCTCGGTAATATCGCTGGCATGCTCGACAAACTTCGAGGTAAAAGTCACTTGTTGGCTGATTGTGTTTCCTTTGCCAGTCGAATTCCCCCTGAGGTCTTTGTCGGTCAAGGCagttttgttttccttgatGACGGCATCGTTGACTCGTAGCTGCTGGGTGTAAGAATTGAACCTGTGTCATGTTAGCTTGACTCTGATAGTGAGGAGCAACATACCCAGAGCCAATACGCATCGATTCATTGTACGGGGCTGTTAGGAGACTCATTTTGCTGTGAGGATGCTTAGAGAAAgggatagaaagaagaataagataCAAGTCCTGTTCAATGACTACTTTGAAAGTATTTCTAAGCGTGATGTGTTGTTCACTTGGTAGTTGCAACCTGGCATTCCCCGTTCCCCACCACAAAACTGACGATCTATCATTTGGCCCCCCGCGCTTAGGTAAAGATCCTCGCGCTAGGGTCGGGTCGCCCACCCTAAGTCCCATCCCCAGGACAGGGTTATCAATCCTTATGGTAGGCACTCCCTATATGGACATTCCTACCTTAGATACCGCGATTGGGAATTTCTCCCGCACACTAAGGAGGTAGTATAATCAATTGACTTGCATTTCTttgtaaaaataaaacaaataaacgaaaagaaaatgattaTACGGTTTTCCCAGTGAGACTAGTACATATGTGATCCCTTTCACCGCCATACCGCCATACCGCATACCTCAAGTGGGTCAGCCCTTGCTGATCTCTCTCAGCTCTTGCTGATCTTTCAGCTCACCTCAGTGCATCCGTGCATTTTCTGCACCAAAACAAGTAAAGTAGAATGGCGCTGTTGAAGAGAGCTGAAAGTTCCAAGAAGGTGTTGACGTGTCAAGAACTCATTTCCTCTGGTCCAGTCGCTGTACAAAGGTGAAATCAAATATCAACCAACTCAGCTCTCGCATTCTACCGTATTCTACTGCATCATTGATTTTTCCCCTGCAAAATGGCACCCCTTCTGGCTCCCTACAACAGTGCCATGAGGCTTGGCTCTGGCTTCAACTCATACACGCATGAGCTCTGCCTCGATGATGCCGTCAAAAAAGGAACTAGTAGCCCGCCGAAGCTTCCAAACGGCGACGGCGTCGCCCAGTCTGTTGTCTTCAAGACGAGTGTCATAGACAAGATGTCTGACATTACGGATGCTTTGAATGTATGCCTAGCTGAATGTCCATCGGGGTGTTTATATGCTAAGAAAGACAGATCAGCGGAGCCCTCACTATCAAATACAACAATCTTATCGATGGAACCGGCAAGGGATCCTTTATCAACTCCAACAAGATCAAAGACGCCGATATCAATTTTCTGATTAGTGTCAAGGTGATCAATCAGACTGTCACGGATAATGCACTGACCGAGTTTGCTCCGATCGATAATCTTCCTGCTGAGAAGTTCACCGAGATTTATGGCGATACTTTTATCTCAGGCTTccaggaaggaggagagtTTAACGCAGTCATTTCGATCAAGGTCAAGGATAAGAATCAGCTCGAGAATATCAAAGCAGAGTATGTATCTCATCATTTTCAAGAAGACCACGGCTAACCCCCGCCAGTGCGGCTGTCGCCTTGACCACTCCCTCATTCGGAAGTGAAAAGCCCAAGGCAGAAAATACAGAGACGTATGCTGTTGCTCCCAATGATCAAAATAATGAACAAGGTAATGAACAAGGTAATGAACAAGGTAATGAACAAGGTAATGAACAGCAAGGAGGCAACAAAGCAGGAGAGgagacgacgaagaagaaggaggacGGGGCCGGCAGTCCCACCGGGTTGGCCATTAAAGGGAACGCAGAGGTTGAAAAGAACCTGCAAGATCTCTTCCAGGAGAACGAAACGACCGTTTCTGTCAGCTATTCAGGGGGTGGGCAGGAGTTAAAGCAGCGTAAGTTCTCGTTCGTAACGCTGGATAAATATACTAACAAAGCTATTCTAGCtgatgatgattggaatGTGAAGAACATGCGAGCAGCAGCACTTCGATTCCCGGCTCTAGTGGCTAAGACACCTGTTCGCACCAATGCAGTGCTCACAAAGTATACGGCTCTCAGGAGCTTTCATacccaaaagaaagacaagaacaacAAGGAGGCTGTTCCTCTGTCGTATGAGAATGCGAGTGTTTACACTTCAATCTTGGAGGATGCGTTTCTGGATTATAAAAACATCTACAAGGAGATTCGGTTATCGGAGGGAGATCTGGCTTCCGGCAAGAAGGAATTCGAGGCGAGCACTGTCAAGGCGAGCACATACAGTGGTAGGTCCATCTACAGTTCAAGACATGCATATGCTAACAACGCAGAATCTGATGGTACGAAAAAAGATGACACTCCACAGGCGCATATTGCCACAGCGCCATTTGCGCCAACACTCGCTGGGTTCGAATCAGCCAAGAGTTATATTCGGCGAAACATGAATTTGATTGTGAGAGAGGTACGAACACCATATATTGTATGTACGATACATACTAACGATATAGGTTGATGAaatcaagaagaaccctGACCGCGCGAGTGAGGACCGTCCTCTGCCGTGCCAGAGTCCGGTTATTTTCAAACAGTACCTTCCAGTGCCAAAAGAGCCATCTAAGCCGACTGTGTAGATCGTGAGTCTATTTACATATCACGCTCATTCAGCGCAGTCACATAATCTCTCACTTGGCTGTACGGCAACAGCGTAATCTCCGCAACCAACCCAGCCTCGCAAAGACTCTTACACATATGCCAATCCACTACTTTATTCTTAGTCAATGCAAACTCGTCCATCTTCTGCCTAACCCTTGCCTCCAATCCAGTGACTCGCTGGACGTAATTCATGACCTCCCCATCTCCCTGTGGCGATATATGAGTCAAATCCTCCCCAGTCAAAGTATCAAAGCCAGTCACCTTAATCTGTGACCAGAATTCTGACGAATGGCTTTCGGTGTGGATACTTTTTTCAATGTCCCACCACAGAATATGCACGGTGCCTTTGACGTCGAGACTTTCTGTCTCTATGTGTTCGTTGAATGCACTGGATGCAAGAAGCCCTGCGTCTGCGCCGAGCTGTAGACTGGCCACGTAGTACTCGCCGTATATTTCAGAAAAGTAAGACGGTTTAGATCGTGATCTGTGCGTCTCAGCCAACGCATTTAGCGAAAAGCGCGGCTCGTCGATGTAAACCGTCCCAGTCCGGATAGAGGCTTGAATGGATGCTTTCAACTCCTACCATCGTTTAGAATAAGCCACTTCCATCTGAgtaggagagaaaagggagaggGGGTCTGACATGTCCATTATCCGAAACAGCCTTATTGTATCTCCCGCTCGCACTCGCGCCCAAAAACTTCCCCCCAACCCGACCACAACCCGAGATACTCAAATGCTCAGCCGTGGCGTGCGAACTCGACGTAATGGCTTTATGGAACTTCGAGAGCGCGCCATCCTCAATTCGAAAGCGAACGCTTTCTTTCAAACTTCTATCCGACAAGGCGGTTTTAGCATTGAATGGAGCATGCGCATCGTCGCTCTCTAGCTTAGATGGGCGACACCCTGAGCCGAGGATGGCAATGGGTTTGCCACTTCCTCCAGTGGAGTATGGAAGTGTGATTTGCCCTCCGTTAGATGCGATTAGACCGAGGGATGGGGT
This Aspergillus flavus chromosome 1, complete sequence DNA region includes the following protein-coding sequences:
- a CDS encoding uncharacterized protein (expressed protein), with amino-acid sequence MGLRVGDPTLARGSLPKRGGPNDRSSVLWWGTGNARLQLPSEQHITLRNTFKVVIEQDLYLILLSIPFSKHPHSKMSLLTAPYNESMRIGSGFNSYTQQLRVNDAVIKENKTALTDKDLRGNSTGKGNTISQQVTFTSKFVEHASDITEALNISGALEIKYQGMGAKAAGSYLDSSKVKESDINYFVQVKVVNQQLIADDATKFNVIPNIPVTNQKRFTEVYGDSYISGFLEGGEFNALLSIKLNNKENATKVKGALSVELSKAGFGISGQAEGDFNKSEIAQNSETSITVSWAGGGDIRDAKTKLEGWTIDSMAKAAFAFPDHVRQIPQRTHAVITKYSALRSYQLLSNKGSPLDYENAGVYTNSLLESYLDYKDIWKAIGILSTDFGQKKTILEVPDTATETAKEIQAMKKEFVAISSKTQDKFSHIPETPYPGTLVGLEKARRDCRSQMIRIVKEVDDVADDPSRAIDFNRVGIYLSPLLFRQLLPIPEPRPTEKELEQYTGRIKTLEENVTGLTKRVNDIEEKRKQGAFAEDTWYSIKTAEEPHYSFIVYKDPHHGFQLRAQKTETPTYWKFDFKNAAPGYCRIISDALPNGILACRGGISYPGIVHFLEHPKEYYYWKVEKREDPSYYTFHTHSVFDRRCLQVQSGEVRCSSNIENALWSIEKKP